In Anolis sagrei isolate rAnoSag1 chromosome 5, rAnoSag1.mat, whole genome shotgun sequence, the DNA window gctggccctgattgtctgaaattcccctgttttctgagagttattccatagatatataaatcccacttgtttccaacagaccactagtttccaacagacctcacaacctgtgaggttgcctgccatagatgtgagttgaacctcaggagagaatgcttctggaatatggccatacagcccagaaaactcaaagtaaCCCAGGGAAACTTtctgaaaatggaaaaagaagctTTCTTGTCCTCATATCTTCTAGGGAGATGGGGAGCAGTTTCACAAAATTATGGAACCTTCTGCAATAGACATGTTTTCCAACCAGGATGTAAATTGGAAAAGTATAGTGAAAAAGTGGCCAAGAAGATTTTTTCCCCCCTATTCAGAAAGTAAACCACAAATCAGTGTGataaaaatgaaggagagaagatttgaaatataacattttaaaaaacctatggatCACAGATGGGCTGTGGCACTCCAGATTTTCCTGGGTGACCAATGCAGCTTTCCAGCCACTGCTTTGTAGTCTGACCTtctaggacagcgtttctcaacctgggggttgggactcctgggggtaGGGTCACAAAGGgctgccagaggggtcaccaaagaccatcagaaaacacagtaaatCTCTTCATATTCTCAGATCCTTCAAAGCCGATTCAGATCTCATCAATTCCTCTCTTCCTAACTTACCTTTAAACTCTCTATGGCCACCCTaactctatgccagagtttttcaacctgggggttggcaccccgggagggggggggtgtcatgagggagtgtcagacggatttccaaagatcatcagaaaacacagtattttctgttgatcatggggattctgtgtgggaagtttagcccaattctatcgttggtagggttcagaatgctctttgattgcaggtgaactataaatcccagcaactatcctTTTCccagccttttctgtggtggccccccggctgtggaacgcccttcctatggaagtaagatcagccccctcgctgatggtgtttcgaagaagactaaaaacttggatgtttgaacgggcattcggttaacaGTGCAATCAATGTGAATGattacaggaattggaaaatCGGACGAtgaattggatcatgattttagttatgagttgTATCGGGTTAACTATTGTTGtgctaatattgtgtattatgcttttgtgATCTTATATTGTATACTGTTTGTTGATTTTATtcttgtaaaccacgttgagtcgccagccaggctgagaaactgcggtatacaagtaaagtaataaataaataataaataaataaactacaactcccaaatggcaaggtctattttccccaaactccaccagagttcacatttggacatattgagtatttgtgtcaagtttggtccagatctatcattgttcaagtccacagtgctctctggatgcaggtgaactacaactccaaaactcaaggtcaatacccaccaaacccttccagtattttctcttggtcatgggagttctgtgtgccaagttgggttcaattccattgatggtggagttcagaattctctttgattttaggtgaactataaattccagcaactacaactcccaaatgataaaatcaatccccagcatatcaggtatttgtgccaaatttggtccagtgaatgaaaatacatcctgaatatcagatatttgcattacagttcctaacagtagcaaaattacagttatgaagtagcaacaaaaatagttttatggttgggggtcaccacaacatgaggaacagtatttaggagtcgcggcattaggaagtttgagaaacactgtcctaagagATGTAAAGAATAAGCTAGTCACAAATTCATTAATGATAGAGCTTTTTTACTTACCAACAGTTTCAGGCTTAAGGGATGCAACAGTTATTTCAGCTCCAATTAAACCAAAGAGGAAAGGCTGGAAAATCTCCCAAGCAACTGCAATAATTTTTTCTACCTCTTTCTGATggaagagggggagagaaagacaaATAACGTAATATTACAAAAAAGTGTTTTGGTGTAACAGTTTGTGGCAATGTATAATTAATGCCTTAAATAATATTCTAAGCTGTGATTCCAAAGTACCATTGTGTACTTTCTCAAGTTTTGGAAAATGAGGAATTTCATAATAATTGCATTAGTTAATTGCACAGTTGTGGCTTATtggtttttaaaaccttttaaatgtACCAGCCATGGAGCAGGAGATAAAGCAAGCAGAGCGATTAACTGGTATTGTGACATTTCAAgtccaaaaaagcaaacattggaACTACCACCACTGAAGCATAAATGAATGAGAGTGTGAAAGAGTGCATTACCTTTTTTGCTACCTTTCCAAGGATAGGAGAAGTGATTTTCAAGCGGAACAACTCGAAACAACTGACAAAGTGTGATAAGCCTTCACATTACAAAGCCTAGTGTTTGGGAATCAACGTCACAGTCACTCACTTTCTCATCGGACCATGCTATTCCAGCCAGAAATGCTAAGACGATGGTGCAGAGTCCTCCAGTTCCAGGGAATCCAAAATACATGCTGCCAAAGACAGCAAACATAGAAAGAGACATCACAAAGAATGCTCTCTTCCATACCAGTGATTCCTAGCATCagggaagcaaaacaaaaacagaggtCTTCACAAATGTCAGGCCATAAACAAAGAGAATAAtggtacagaataaaataatttGCAGCTCTGCATAATTGAAGTTTTCCCCTCCACACAgctttataacccagaatatcaaagcaggaaatcctacaaactctgctttgaactggaatatatggcagtgtggactcagctaacccagttcaaagcagagattgtggaaTTTCTTGtgttgatattgtgggttatacggttgtgtggaaggtccctgggtctacactgccatatcatccagattatcaaatcagataatccatatcaCACTCAGTCcacttgtacactgccatataaaatccagattatctgctttgatctagattatctggcagtgtagactcatataatccaattcaaagcagataatatggattatctgctttgataaactggattactgtatatactcgagtataaaacaacccaaatataagccgaggcacctaattataccacaaaaaactgggaaaacatactgactcaagtataaactgaaggtgggaaatgcagcagctaccggtaaatttcaaaataaaaatagataccaataaaattacattaattgaggcatcagcagcCTAActatttctgaatatttacataaaactgcccaactctgattaaaccattattccaaccttcttcaatataactgtgcttatgtatccttccaataataatagagtaaaataatggaatgtaataataataatagagtaaaattatagaaatgtaataaaataatgattacagagtaaaatgatggaaatggaataataaaaatattgtaaaataataaatataataatgacaatgataaatagagtaaaatgtattcataataatagagtaaaaataaatctaataacaataatagttaaaataatacatgtaaaataatagaaaaataataaatgtaataatactactaataatagataaaataataaatgtaataaaataataatagagtaaaataatgtaaatgtaaaaaaatataataaatagagtaaaataataaatgtaacaacaacaacaaagtaaaataataaatacccttgactggagtataagccgaagggggcTTTTTTAGCCTTAAAAAGGGGAtgaaaacttggcttatattGGAATATATATGgtgcctgagtctacactgccatataatctggttcaaagcagataatatgaattttatatggcagtgtacatggggcgGTAGTGCCAGCCTCAAACTAATCTGCTAGAAATCCAATTTATTCTTATTTAACACTCCCtcccttttaaaaatcattttcatCCAGGGCATGGGGAGTTTATTTTAAGCACAAAAGATGTAACACTAATACTTcttgaaaaatatatatagttttggTTACCTGATCTTTGCTAGGAAAGTAGCGAACAAAAATGCCCAAAAGGCCCCCAGCTGCTATaccaactgcaacttccagcaaacCACGGAGGATATTATCGAGGGTGGAGCCTTTTTGTGAAAAGGAAAACAATGGGAGTTAATCTAATTAAAACTGTTAGTCCCAATTGAGGTAAACTCATTGAATCAATTATCAGTGAGATCCTATTTATGTAAATCTATTGGTTCAATGGGTTGGTTTaaaaatggtaaaggtttccctttacattaaatctagttgtatcCGACCCTGTAGGATGgtgttttttccatttttaagccaaagagctggcgttgtcgatagacacctccaaggtcatgtggccagcatgactacatggagtgccgttaccttcctgccgaagcagtacctatttatctactcacatttgcatgttttcaaactgctaggttggcagaagctggggctaacagtgggagctcaccttgctccccggattcgaactgtcaacctttcagtcagcaagttcataaTGGGTTTGGAGATTGGGGGTAATCATTGGATGGCTTATATCCACAGCTGGTAGTCCGAACCAGAAATTACCCATTAAAATAGTGGGAACTTGGTAAATCCACACTTAGGTTAGCtctattgattcaatggatctactcaaATTGGGTTTAGACCCACTGGAATTGTATAGAGGATAATGGGGTTTTGGAGGGCTACTCAACAACAACACaggctggatctatgctgccatGCGATCTAGTATCTGaccccagattgtctgctttgaactggattatatgagcctatactACCATTTAATCCAAtaaaaatcagataatctggggtcagatactagattagaaactggattatatagcaatgtagatccagtcatAGTTTCCACTTTGCTCTGAACCATTGGTGGTGGACTTCTAgactgagaccccttccacactgccatattaaatccagattttctgccttgaactggattatatggcagtgtagactcatataatccagttcaaaggagataatgtgaattatctgatttaataaaatggattatatggctgtgtagaaggggcctgagggccaaattaattttttaaagttttttgggGGAACACATTTCAATGACAGATAAGCCCCACCCCTCAAGAGATTAAAAATACTAGCATATTAAATCACAAAACTCTTACTGCCAGGAACTAAATTTTAAGAGTTGAATTTCAAactttgaaaatggaaaaaaattgaaaaaaaataacagGGGAAGGTGATATGGCCCTGTAGTTTCCCAAAAAGCGGAAATGAGACCTCAGAAGAAGAAGATTGGCGGCAGAGTCTGAGTTTCCCTGCatggccccttccagacaggccctatatcccagaatctgatcccaggttttctgcattaaactggattatatgaatcccctCTGCCAGATAATCTGCAATAAACAAATCCTGGGCTTTAGGgcccatctggaagggccctaagactgtATTGGTCATAAAGTAGTCATTAAAATGGACCACGTAGTTTCTAGAAGTGGAAGTGAATAATTTGTTTTGATATCAACGGTCTATGCTAAGCATgtgggaagacagacagacaaatgtcagcatggtggaagaagcaaagaccaccaccattgtaccaatgctcctacgccatcatctctgctggactggccttgttgtccgaatgcccgatcactgtctcccaaagcagctactgtattcccaactcaagaacgggaaacataaCGTTGGTGGAcatgaaaatagatttaaagatgggcttaaagccaacattaaaaactgtggcatagacaccgagaactgggaaactttggtccttgagcgctctaactggaggtcagttgtgaccagcagtgctgcagaattcgaagaggcacgaatggagggtgaaagggagaaatgtcctaagaggaaggcgcatcaagccaaccctgatgaggactgccttccacctggaaaccaatgacccCACTGtcggagaacatgtggatcaagaatagggctccacagccaccttacgaacccactgccaagatactacacttggaggaccatcatcctcaggctacgagggatcgcctaagtaagtaagtaagtactatggAGTGGCCGGTTACCTGAAGAGAAGGCTATGCCTAAGCAGGTATTGAAACCTGTGATGGCTAGAATGTCATCAAAGCTTCCGGCAGCCATCAGCAAGGTTGGGACACCTTTGTCAACGCCATATCCTCCTGCTTGTAAAACCAACATTGAAGGGACAACAACAGCAGGAGACACAGCACCTAAAACAAATCTGAACATAAACAGtacaggttgagtgtcccttatgcaaaatgcttggtatcagaagtgtttttggattttagataTTTTAAGAATTTGGAGTacctgtatttgtgtatatgtacataataagatatcttggagatgggatccaagtatAAACATagcattcattcatttgtttcaaatataccttatacacatagcataAAAGTAATGTTAGATAGTACTTTTAACAATTTTGTTCATAAAACATTTGTGTACACGAAACCATcacaaagcaaaggtgtcactatctttggccccatctacactgccatataatccagtttctgaatccagattatctactttaaaaaatatatattaatattccaaccttcttaccccacaggggtctcagggcggattacaatgcacatatacatggcaaacattcaatgccagttagacatacaacatatattgaCAGACACAGTGGCAATTTATCATTCCAGCTATGCccaagcttttctggcttcatgagggtatgctcgattccgaccacagggggagctgccgcttcaccaccCATTGTGatactgagtcctttgatggagtacttcctcattcttgtgcgctgctggaaggttttatggcatcgtaaattagttaaattagcctccccgcataaagtggtgcctaaatttcctatttgacagatgtaactgtcttttgggctacaTAGGTTTTAAACAGTCTATTTTAatgctgagataaatgtttttaatatttatgtatgcatataatgaattattgtcccggcattgaatgtttgccgtatatatgctgtgctctgccctgagttcccttcggggtgagaagggtggaatataagcattttaaataaataaataaataaataaataaataataggttgacagcaagctagactaatggccagaagctcactccaacctgggctgacttcaaactcatgacctctgcgccacagcccagtccttcgaactggattataaggcagtgtagactcatacaagttcaaagcagataatctggatttgaaaattagattatatggcagtgtggacccagccTCAGTCACTCGTGGACAAcctttgaagtattttggattttggaattctggataaggggtgCCCAAGCTAATTTGAGTAAAATATAGTGAATGTGCTTTCAAaactctttgggcccttccacacaaccctatatcccagaatatcaaggcagaaaatcccatattatctaagggtggactcagatgacccagttcagaTATTGcagaatttctgccttgatattctggtatatagggctgtgtgaaagggcccttagtttaCTTTGCTTACTCCAGAACAATGTGAATTTCAAATacatgtcctttgtttaatctctgtttatCTATCTTGCATGAAAGAGTGAAGGGAGTTTCAGTTCAAGGAAAAGAAATGTGCTATTtatacatttgggggggggggggggcaagtggCTTACCCTAACATGAAGCCCCATTGCCAAGGCAGGTGCATGAGGAAGTGAGCCAGAACAGCGGCTACACAAGCCTCAGTGAGACAGGGTCCCATGCTCAGCCTTAAGCAGACAGCCTTCAGTTTTTTCAGAGCCTAGAAGATAAACACAGTGAGGCATTATGAACACCATTTCAGATTTCTCTGTTCTACATAACTTTCATTGTATTGCACAAAAGAAAAGTACTTGGATCCAAGGAGTGGAGAATTTAGTAGGATCCAAAAAGTTCTCAAGCTAGGATAGGAAACAGTAGTTGGAATATTATCATATCATCTGAACATCTGAAACAATCATGAGAATAGAGAGGTACATTTAGGGCTCTAACACTCACAATACTTAGCTAGCATGGCCACTTGTCATGCAGATTAgatgattctggaaattgtagttcaaaacCAAACCTTTCTCAAGCTTTGGCTGGGATAGACAATTTTCTCCAGTGAGCCAATTTTACAATAGATCCAATTTCTAAAGCTAAGCCGGACACGACTagacattaagtcttgttgtgtccgattcttggggttggtgctcaccttcaTCTTtaggctgaagagctggcattgtccatagacacctccaaggtcatgtggccagcataactgcatggaaggCTGTTactttcctattgatctactcacatttgcatgttttggaactgctaggttggcagaagctggggctaacagcgggagctcatgctgctccccggattcgaacctgcgacctttgttTAATATGGGAATAAACCTTATGCTCAGATTCCGATATGTATCCACATCCATTCCAACATGTCCACAAGGTGaatctttgaatttcattttgggtTAGCCTCATTTTACTGTATATTACTTGAAATCTGGCACTCCATCTTAATAATTATTTCCTAAAGCAATACAGCCTCAAATCCCAGTTTATAATGCTGGCTTGTTtcaaccaagggcccttccacaaagccatataacccagaatatcaagacagaaaatcccacaatatctgctttgaactgtgttatttgagtccacactgccatatattccagttcaacacagataatctTCTAAATTGTAATTCACCTAAGAAGAACTGCTGATTTCCTTGCAGCTATGAGAGCGCAATGCAAGACCAAAGCTTGCTCAGGTTCAGGCTCATAACTCTACACCATAGTTTGGCATTACATCCAAATCCAGCCAAAAGCATATTGAAATTACCATCTCAATGTAGCCGAAATTAAGAAAAATCTAAGAGATAGTTCTGCATGAGCAAGCAggattatttactttacttgtataccgcagtttctcagcccagcaggcgactcaacgcggtttacaacaaggataacatcaatcaacaatatacaatttaaaaccataaaagcataatatacaatattgacacaataaCAGATAgcacaatacatctcataactagagtcgcaATCCAATCCGtcatccaaatttccattcctgtaatcatcacattcattgcactgtttaaccgaatgcccgttcaaacatccacgtttttaatctacttcggaacaccatcagcgagggggctgatcttacctccataggaacggcgttccacagccagggggccaccacagaaaaggccctgtctcttgtccccgccagccgcacctgtgaagcaggcgggatagagagcagggcctccccagaagatcttagggtcctggcgggttgataggcagagatacgttcggataggtaacttgggccagaaccgtttagggctttataggccagcgccagcactttgaattgagcccggtagcaaatcggcagccagtggagctggcgcagcagaggagttatatgctccctgcGGATTTCACATGCACGTTGTTGTTGATTTTTCCTTATGCAATGTGTGACAAACTTAAGTTTTGAACCATGTTTTTTGGATGTCCTCCGTAAATAGAAGCTTCTCACATGCAATGCTAAACAAGGACACAGATAGGTTCATGTCCCTATTCTACAACAATTGTGGTCCTGTGGTGAGAGGGTTGAACTGCAATTTGGCAGTTCTAGGTTCTAGTTCTCATTTATCCATGAAATGCTTAGTCTGTGAAGTCGTACAGCACTTTCATAGTTTTACTGTTGATCAGAAATGCAACCATTCTAGTATCATTGATGGCTTGTATGTATCAAGCAAGACCCATTTGATACTCTACCTTTGGGTCAAGGCCAAGGCCAGCACGGACCAAGATAACAGagagagcaatgtttctcagGGTTGCTCCCCATTTCAccttaatctggattatatcagtGAGGTATGGGACATTTCTGAGGAGGAATCCAACAAGAAGCATTCCTAGAGTGAACGGAGAGACATGGTGTTGACATTGAAACACTGAAAATATACAAAATGCTCAGAACAGAATTGGAAGGCTCTAGTGGTGTGTCCTCCACTCTCAAAAGCATATCATTTTATAATGTAAGCCCAtgtctcatttttttttcaattacagaAATTCTCCCAGAAACAATTAACAAAATAAACTAAATGTGATAAGGAATTAGAAAGTCTACTCATAACTTTAATGGGCCCAGGAATTAAAATGCGTCCTCGTGAATTAAAACAGTACCTCTCCAGCTAAAACAATGAAAACTGTTGTTGCTTAATTTTATTCCCCCAAGCAGcaatcagtcaggctttgaagctaaaaagccataaaatgctaatcaatgtggtcaattgcaacattcacacttgcctctagcagacaagagttatttcctccatcctggacattctacagatatataaacctcacttgcctagtttccaactgacctctcaacctctgaggatgcctgccacagatgtgggtgaaatatcaggagagaatgcttctgtaacatggccatacagcctggaaaactcacagcagcccaaagGAAGAAGACTTTGCTTACAAAAGGCCTTTGTAAAAAGCAGACGCTGCATATGCTTCCTAGGGTATCAGCACACTTCCTACAATTTTAGCAAAGTAAttaggaagggaaaaaaataatgttCCCTCTCTtatgagttttgttttttgttttttggcattcTCTCTGGGCTGGATACAGGGGGCAGCCAATGGGATCGCTCAGTGTTAACGCTGGCAACCTGGGTACCTGCCCTGCCATGAACTGCCATTGGCAGGTGCTGGATGTGTAACAAGCCCTCTTTCCACAAACGTGGAAGTGGGAGGCtggcagcaaaatgttttggttttGGGAGTATTTCGGATTTCTGAATAAGAGAGACTCCACCTCTATTACACTATCTAACAGTAGCATACTTACCAAGAAGTGGAGGGAAGGGTGGTAAACCAGGCAATTTAATTAGACCCATAAGTTTACCACCAATTACAGCAAAAAAGAAGAGGAACAAAATTCCAAAAAGATTCCCACCCGGAAGACATTCTTCGCCTGTAATAGACCAGATCACAGCCCAGACCAACACTATTGCTGTTCCTGAAataaaagacaaacaaacaaacaaacaaaaatatcttCAGCGTTATaaaaaactagccatcccctgccacgcgttgctgtggcccagtctgtgtatatatgttttgtgt includes these proteins:
- the LOC132776955 gene encoding sodium/hydrogen exchanger 9B2-like isoform X2; this encodes MKQICACPPQGILAKIVTYGTAIVLVWAVIWSITGEECLPGGNLFGILFLFFFAVIGGKLMGLIKLPGLPPFPPLLGMLLVGFLLRNVPYLTDIIQIKVKWGATLRNIALSVILVRAGLGLDPKALKKLKAVCLRLSMGPCLTEACVAAVLAHFLMHLPWQWGFMLGFVLGAVSPAVVVPSMLVLQAGGYGVDKGVPTLLMAAGSFDDILAITGFNTCLGIAFSSGSTLDNILRGLLEVAVGIAAGGLLGIFVRYFPSKDQESLVWKRAFFVMSLSMFAVFGSMYFGFPGTGGLCTIVLAFLAGIAWSDEKKEVEKIIAVAWEIFQPFLFGLIGAEITVASLKPETVGLCVATLFVGLTARITATFLLVCFAGFNIKEKIFISLAWIPKATVQAAIGSVALDTARTQQDEALEKYGMDVLTVAFLAILITAPIGALIIGLAGPQLLHKTTKDNGNEDHGQTAGEEMATHGSV
- the LOC132776955 gene encoding sodium/hydrogen exchanger 9B2-like isoform X1, which translates into the protein MAEDQIVENEKTATSANMDGNPVHQVIQDAGVVDPKTTDGNVQTEETSLLSSYRPQTQEPLPEPTTLGRMKQICACPPQGILAKIVTYGTAIVLVWAVIWSITGEECLPGGNLFGILFLFFFAVIGGKLMGLIKLPGLPPFPPLLGMLLVGFLLRNVPYLTDIIQIKVKWGATLRNIALSVILVRAGLGLDPKALKKLKAVCLRLSMGPCLTEACVAAVLAHFLMHLPWQWGFMLGFVLGAVSPAVVVPSMLVLQAGGYGVDKGVPTLLMAAGSFDDILAITGFNTCLGIAFSSGSTLDNILRGLLEVAVGIAAGGLLGIFVRYFPSKDQESLVWKRAFFVMSLSMFAVFGSMYFGFPGTGGLCTIVLAFLAGIAWSDEKKEVEKIIAVAWEIFQPFLFGLIGAEITVASLKPETVGLCVATLFVGLTARITATFLLVCFAGFNIKEKIFISLAWIPKATVQAAIGSVALDTARTQQDEALEKYGMDVLTVAFLAILITAPIGALIIGLAGPQLLHKTTKDNGNEDHGQTAGEEMATHGSV